From a single Candidatus Polarisedimenticolia bacterium genomic region:
- a CDS encoding polysaccharide biosynthesis/export family protein: MRRLRLLFACGVLVGAPAVIHADAPVSVASVAVPGVAMGDRPVGAEDLLEINVFEIPELNRTVRVSEKGTISLPLLGEMTVNGLTTVQLEDRLRGSLSEKYVQDPQVSVFVKEFGGKKVSVIGAVGKPGVYPMLGPRTLLQVLSEAGGLSKEMGSHLYLIRAGSAGSNETIPINLNDLMMNRDPALNLPVNPGDVISVPIDRPVSIFVDGAVRTPGRLEEVASRPITLLQAIAKAGGATDRASLKAVQILRRGEDQTKSTARFNLKRIRQGKDPDPILEDGDVVVVPETFF, encoded by the coding sequence ATGAGGCGACTCAGACTTCTCTTCGCGTGCGGGGTGCTTGTCGGGGCGCCGGCCGTCATTCACGCCGACGCCCCTGTATCGGTGGCCAGCGTCGCCGTGCCCGGCGTCGCCATGGGGGATCGGCCGGTCGGGGCCGAGGACCTGCTGGAGATCAACGTGTTCGAGATCCCCGAGCTGAACCGGACCGTCCGGGTCTCCGAGAAGGGGACCATCTCTCTGCCGCTGCTCGGGGAGATGACGGTGAACGGTCTGACCACCGTCCAGCTCGAGGACCGGCTGCGCGGATCGCTGAGCGAGAAGTACGTGCAGGACCCGCAAGTATCGGTCTTCGTCAAGGAGTTTGGCGGCAAGAAGGTGTCGGTCATCGGAGCGGTCGGCAAGCCCGGCGTCTACCCGATGCTCGGTCCGCGCACGCTGCTTCAGGTGCTTTCCGAGGCCGGCGGCCTGAGCAAGGAGATGGGCTCCCATCTGTATCTGATTCGCGCCGGCTCCGCCGGCTCGAACGAGACGATTCCGATCAACTTAAACGACCTGATGATGAACCGCGACCCGGCCCTCAACCTCCCCGTGAACCCGGGAGACGTCATCAGCGTTCCGATCGATCGGCCGGTCTCCATCTTCGTGGACGGCGCGGTGCGAACGCCGGGGCGCCTGGAGGAGGTGGCCAGCCGGCCGATCACCCTCCTGCAGGCGATCGCCAAGGCGGGCGGCGCCACCGACCGGGCCAGCCTGAAGGCCGTGCAGATTCTAAGGCGGGGCGAGGACCAGACGAAATCGACCGCCCGGTTCAACCTGAAGCGGATTCGCCAGGGGAAGGACCCGGACCCGATCCTCGAGGACGGGGACGTCGTCGTGGTTCCGGAAACGTTCTTCTAG
- a CDS encoding carboxypeptidase-like regulatory domain-containing protein yields the protein MATRRPATARRTLAVAVMICLAFGPGSIAPLQAQSAAEEIGHGSIRGTLFQSDEKTPLSGAKVIAINVRTGRQFTSEPTTEGGSYAVTGLTGGTYDVVVEVGGNLFVVDNIVDISPGEGVSRSFAVQPQRPANRKIAKMAMPQGSATPIGEATATPHFWTSTSGKVLIGVLSAGAAVALYNGLKNDDNASPSSP from the coding sequence ATGGCGACTCGTAGGCCCGCAACGGCGCGCCGGACCCTGGCCGTCGCTGTGATGATCTGCCTGGCTTTCGGTCCTGGATCCATCGCACCGCTTCAGGCGCAGTCGGCCGCGGAGGAAATCGGGCACGGCTCGATTCGCGGGACGCTCTTCCAGTCCGACGAGAAGACGCCGCTCTCCGGCGCGAAGGTCATCGCGATCAACGTCCGGACCGGCCGGCAATTCACCAGCGAGCCCACGACCGAGGGGGGATCCTACGCCGTCACCGGGCTGACCGGCGGGACGTACGACGTGGTCGTCGAGGTGGGCGGCAACCTGTTCGTCGTCGACAACATCGTCGACATTTCGCCCGGCGAGGGCGTGTCCCGTTCGTTCGCGGTCCAGCCCCAGAGGCCGGCGAACCGCAAGATCGCCAAGATGGCGATGCCGCAGGGCAGCGCCACGCCCATCGGCGAGGCGACGGCGACGCCGCATTTCTGGACCAGCACGAGCGGCAAGGTCCTGATCGGCGTGCTCTCGGCCGGCGCGGCGGTCGCGCTGTACAACGGCCTCAAGAACGACGATAACGCGAGCCCCTCGTCGCCCTAA
- a CDS encoding O-antigen ligase family protein: protein MSIQRILTYGLCAVLILAPLPFGSVQPGPTALLVAACCLLGILWIVWRTRRGLAPVPWKDPVLAAGALIALLGVLQTIPLPRPVLKAISPRAVEFRQRYEPASASSEGDSSRRPVSLYPWATRQAILKLAAFWLVLLVTIDLAAVGPAHRTLAAVLVASGGFQAIYGLAEYFSDHQHIFGYAKKYYTNVATGTFINRNHFAGYLELTIPLAIALAATAFARLKTNGLGLGQRLATLPGQQLFKIGTLLVLALTMATALVCSGSRMGIASTLLALLSVGLVLAWRGRGKGFIVAAFAVAGATLLLFSQGDAGGSIVGRFVGIGADLSHGVGRWGIWTQALSMVQAFPIAGVGLGVFPDVFPAFRRSGEGIYLDHAHNDFLEYAAETGAVGCVVLAVAVLLVMLAVLRRPAGLRDFGLFGYAAIGSVLAIALHSITDFNLAIPGNALTVSVLLGMVICWTRPPSLVLALDREPPRPWLAKSLLPAAVISGLACLALSPLRPDVTLQDTSREDESPGALASFTDPHSERPGGAEAVTSGGNAERMFRAASNLGAGATQDLQVLIRAKSEGQKTSEVAARYIEARLRNAIDLQRLGLRQLPTSSGGHVALGHLQLSRCAAEALLSQAEVDCVQQAMPEFLRGLELNPVGATTHAGVASILLAAWPAMNQAQRANARPVIERAVTMNRGNRELRQQAASIETIQRPVP, encoded by the coding sequence ATGTCGATCCAGCGGATCCTCACCTACGGTCTATGCGCGGTCCTGATCCTCGCGCCGCTGCCGTTCGGCTCGGTTCAACCTGGCCCGACGGCCCTGCTGGTCGCGGCCTGCTGCCTGCTGGGGATTCTCTGGATCGTGTGGAGGACCCGGCGCGGGCTCGCGCCGGTCCCCTGGAAGGACCCGGTCCTCGCCGCCGGCGCCCTGATCGCCCTCCTGGGCGTGCTTCAGACCATCCCGCTTCCCCGTCCAGTCCTCAAAGCGATTTCACCGCGCGCGGTTGAGTTTCGCCAGCGCTACGAGCCGGCGTCTGCGTCTTCCGAGGGTGACAGCAGCCGGCGGCCGGTCTCGCTGTACCCCTGGGCGACACGGCAGGCGATCCTCAAACTCGCCGCCTTCTGGCTGGTGCTGCTCGTGACCATCGACCTGGCCGCGGTGGGCCCGGCACACCGCACCCTGGCCGCGGTGCTCGTCGCCAGCGGCGGTTTCCAGGCGATCTATGGTCTCGCGGAGTATTTCAGCGACCATCAGCACATCTTCGGCTACGCCAAGAAGTATTACACCAACGTCGCGACCGGCACGTTCATCAACCGCAACCACTTCGCCGGGTATCTGGAGCTGACCATTCCTCTGGCGATTGCCCTGGCGGCTACCGCGTTTGCGCGGCTGAAGACCAACGGACTGGGTCTTGGACAGCGCCTTGCGACCCTTCCCGGCCAGCAGCTTTTCAAGATTGGCACCCTGCTGGTGCTGGCCCTCACGATGGCCACAGCTCTCGTCTGCTCGGGCTCGCGGATGGGGATCGCCAGCACGCTCCTGGCGCTGCTCTCCGTGGGGCTCGTTCTCGCCTGGCGCGGGCGCGGCAAGGGGTTCATCGTGGCGGCCTTCGCGGTCGCCGGCGCCACGCTCCTGCTGTTCAGCCAGGGGGACGCCGGCGGTTCGATCGTGGGTCGCTTCGTCGGCATCGGCGCGGATCTGAGCCATGGAGTGGGGCGCTGGGGAATCTGGACTCAGGCGCTTTCGATGGTCCAGGCGTTTCCGATCGCCGGAGTCGGCTTGGGCGTCTTCCCGGACGTTTTCCCGGCGTTTCGAAGGTCCGGTGAAGGAATCTACCTGGATCACGCGCACAATGACTTTCTGGAGTACGCGGCCGAGACGGGTGCCGTCGGCTGCGTCGTTCTGGCGGTGGCGGTGCTCCTCGTCATGCTGGCCGTGCTCCGCCGGCCCGCCGGCCTGCGAGACTTTGGCCTCTTCGGTTACGCCGCCATCGGGTCGGTCCTCGCGATCGCGCTTCACTCGATCACCGACTTCAATCTCGCCATCCCGGGCAACGCGCTCACCGTGTCGGTGCTCCTCGGCATGGTGATCTGCTGGACCAGGCCGCCGTCGCTCGTCCTGGCGCTCGACCGGGAGCCCCCCCGACCCTGGTTGGCGAAGAGCCTCCTGCCGGCGGCCGTGATCTCCGGCCTGGCCTGCCTGGCGCTCTCACCCTTGCGGCCCGACGTCACTCTGCAGGACACCAGCCGCGAAGATGAATCACCTGGGGCGCTCGCTTCGTTCACGGACCCGCATTCCGAGAGGCCAGGAGGGGCCGAGGCAGTCACCTCCGGAGGCAACGCCGAGCGGATGTTCCGGGCAGCATCCAATCTCGGTGCTGGCGCGACGCAGGACCTGCAAGTTCTCATCAGGGCGAAGTCAGAGGGCCAGAAGACCTCGGAGGTCGCAGCGCGCTACATCGAGGCCCGGCTGCGGAATGCCATCGATCTGCAGAGGCTCGGACTGCGGCAGCTGCCGACGTCGTCGGGCGGACATGTGGCGCTCGGGCATCTGCAACTCAGTCGCTGCGCGGCCGAGGCGCTCCTGAGCCAAGCTGAGGTCGACTGCGTGCAGCAGGCCATGCCCGAGTTCCTGCGGGGGTTGGAGCTGAATCCCGTCGGCGCCACGACCCATGCCGGAGTGGCCTCGATCCTCCTGGCCGCCTGGCCCGCGATGAACCAGGCTCAGCGCGCGAACGCACGTCCGGTCATCGAGCGGGCCGTCACCATGAACAGGGGTAACCGCGAGTTGCGACAGCAGGCGGCTTCGATCGAGACGATTCAGAGGCCCGTGCCATGA
- a CDS encoding polysaccharide biosynthesis tyrosine autokinase → MKEAQERDSHLLDYWNVLQKRRWVIYTSLTVLTVTVTLGSLLMRPIYTATTRLQIEPAAPNILPFQDVMATAPDQRNDFYQTQYGLIQSRRVAREVIASLGLDKHPDFKANSAPVEDLVEGKRIDRFLANLKVAPVRNSRLVDVSFSSHDRALAARAANRVADTYIAFNTKAEYNTSERATTSLTHQIANLQDEIDAKEKELQAYAKDMGIFVLNEKQNIILKNLNDMSDTFARAQADRIDKEARFAALRQASPVDLPEVMDSKLIQDLTAKSAELTRRHAELSKKYKSDWPEMTRLRGQSEETDARLQAERRSIYDQVLGAAESAYMAARNKETYLARAIEDLKRQSQEFGLKEIQYNNLKAQVANKRGTLEALVRRQSETSSSAGLNDLVSGNVRIVDPAELPARPSSPRILLNIFLSIVTGLGLGVGLAFFFEYLDKSVKTAEEMHEATGLPTIGLVPSLQTEGGRLRIIRANGKEPPPGVHVELISRDDPKSKIAEAFREIRTALLVSQPGGAPRTILIASTQPGEGKTAVSLNLAITLAQMGKRVLLVDGDLRRPRLHKLLEVENVRGLSNYLSGAGTIWPEPCNTGVPGLDIIPSGPIPPNPADLLDTERFGQLQSELEAHRYDHVIYDSPPILAVADPAIMAGRIEAVLVVVHAGVTGKDALGHAARKLAQVKAKVLGCVLNQVDLSQQGYYGYGYKRYYGEETDKLPAPRPEVQRRPPEQTLQG, encoded by the coding sequence ATGAAAGAGGCACAGGAGCGCGACAGCCACCTGCTCGACTACTGGAACGTCCTCCAGAAGCGACGCTGGGTGATCTACACGTCCTTGACCGTCCTGACGGTCACAGTGACGCTCGGGTCGCTGCTGATGCGGCCGATCTACACGGCCACGACCCGCCTGCAGATCGAGCCGGCCGCGCCAAACATCCTGCCGTTCCAGGACGTGATGGCGACCGCTCCCGACCAGCGGAACGACTTCTATCAGACGCAGTACGGGCTCATCCAGAGCCGCCGGGTTGCCCGCGAGGTCATCGCCTCCCTCGGGCTGGACAAGCATCCCGACTTCAAGGCCAATAGTGCTCCGGTAGAGGACCTCGTGGAAGGGAAGCGGATCGATCGCTTCCTCGCAAACCTCAAAGTGGCGCCGGTGCGCAACAGCCGACTGGTGGACGTGTCCTTCTCCTCGCACGATCGCGCGCTTGCCGCCCGGGCGGCGAATCGGGTCGCGGACACCTACATCGCCTTCAACACCAAGGCCGAGTACAACACGTCCGAGCGCGCCACTACCTCGCTCACGCATCAGATCGCCAACCTGCAGGACGAGATCGACGCCAAGGAGAAGGAGCTGCAGGCGTACGCCAAAGACATGGGGATCTTCGTCCTGAACGAGAAGCAGAACATCATCCTGAAAAACTTGAACGACATGAGCGACACCTTCGCACGCGCCCAGGCGGACCGGATCGACAAGGAGGCGCGCTTCGCCGCCCTGCGGCAGGCCAGCCCGGTTGACCTTCCCGAAGTCATGGACAGCAAGCTGATCCAGGACCTGACCGCCAAATCCGCCGAGCTGACCCGGCGGCATGCCGAGTTGTCGAAGAAATACAAGTCGGACTGGCCTGAGATGACCCGGCTGCGTGGCCAGAGCGAGGAGACCGACGCGCGCTTGCAGGCCGAGCGCCGGTCGATCTATGACCAGGTGCTGGGGGCGGCGGAAAGCGCCTACATGGCGGCGCGCAACAAGGAAACCTACCTGGCCCGGGCGATCGAAGACCTCAAGCGCCAGTCGCAGGAGTTTGGGCTCAAGGAGATCCAGTACAACAACCTGAAGGCGCAGGTGGCCAACAAGCGCGGCACCCTCGAAGCGCTGGTGCGTCGCCAGAGCGAAACCAGCTCGTCGGCTGGCCTCAATGATCTCGTTTCCGGCAACGTGCGAATCGTCGACCCTGCCGAGTTGCCGGCGCGGCCCAGCTCCCCCAGGATCCTGCTCAATATCTTCCTGAGCATCGTCACAGGCCTCGGTCTCGGAGTCGGCCTGGCGTTCTTCTTCGAGTATCTCGACAAGTCGGTCAAGACAGCGGAGGAGATGCACGAGGCGACGGGCCTGCCGACCATCGGCCTGGTCCCGAGCCTCCAGACGGAGGGGGGGCGGCTGCGGATCATTAGGGCCAACGGCAAAGAGCCGCCCCCGGGTGTGCACGTCGAGCTCATCTCGCGCGACGATCCCAAATCGAAGATCGCGGAGGCGTTCCGGGAAATCCGGACCGCCCTCCTGGTATCCCAGCCGGGCGGGGCGCCGCGCACCATCCTGATCGCCAGCACGCAGCCGGGGGAAGGGAAGACGGCCGTCTCCCTGAACCTGGCGATCACCCTGGCGCAGATGGGGAAGCGGGTCCTTCTCGTGGACGGCGACCTGCGTCGCCCTAGGCTCCACAAGCTGCTGGAGGTGGAAAACGTCCGGGGGCTGTCGAACTACCTGAGCGGGGCCGGTACGATCTGGCCGGAGCCGTGCAACACGGGCGTTCCCGGCCTCGACATCATACCGAGCGGCCCCATTCCGCCCAACCCTGCGGATCTGCTCGACACCGAGCGCTTCGGTCAGTTGCAGTCCGAGCTCGAGGCGCACCGATACGACCATGTCATCTACGACTCGCCCCCTATCCTGGCCGTGGCCGATCCGGCCATCATGGCCGGCCGGATCGAAGCCGTGCTGGTCGTCGTGCACGCGGGGGTCACGGGGAAGGACGCCCTGGGCCACGCGGCCCGCAAGCTCGCGCAGGTCAAAGCCAAGGTCCTCGGGTGCGTCCTCAACCAGGTCGATCTGTCGCAGCAGGGGTACTACGGATACGGATACAAGCGTTACTACGGAGAAGAAACCGACAAGCTTCCGGCGCCTCGGCCTGAGGTCCAGCGCAGGCCGCCGGAGCAGACGCTTCAAGGCTGA
- a CDS encoding outer membrane beta-barrel protein yields MRAAQPASDGPPIDPDLSTEKMVRAGPFHIRPFVLFKDIGYDDNVRFEAQAREGDATATAGGGLDALVLAGDRGGLRLFQEFDYVAFQSQTTLNHWNGTARARGILLLKRLQLSLEDHFRSERERPSAEIDQRLRRETNAVTAALKSIGLGRLGLEGYARGERIDYATENAALQQAVDRLNRDEATLSVTSQVRLLPKTTFLLEGRVSRILFEDRSMGRDARKRAILPGVRLQPSAFVQGELRAGPLVLEARDRPGSDYRGMVGEGNLATRLGRAARLKGSFARDVQFSTLTDNLFYVGTSWSGAFEQFFSRRLSGEISYGRSLNHYPKDVTRSGPNPFQGIRDDRFSDYRATVRYRPNPRMTMEASAWRLDRDSTDDFYDRVRNFFTIGSTYSF; encoded by the coding sequence GTGCGCGCCGCGCAGCCGGCCTCGGACGGGCCGCCGATCGACCCCGATCTCTCGACCGAGAAGATGGTCCGGGCCGGTCCCTTCCATATCCGCCCCTTCGTCCTCTTCAAGGACATCGGCTACGACGACAACGTTCGTTTCGAGGCGCAGGCGCGTGAAGGGGATGCCACCGCGACCGCCGGGGGCGGGCTCGACGCCCTGGTCCTGGCCGGGGATCGGGGCGGTCTGAGGTTGTTCCAGGAGTTCGACTACGTCGCGTTTCAGAGCCAGACCACCCTCAACCACTGGAACGGCACCGCGCGGGCGCGAGGCATCCTGCTGCTCAAGCGGCTTCAGCTGTCGCTCGAGGACCATTTCCGATCCGAGCGCGAGAGGCCGAGCGCCGAGATCGATCAGCGGCTGCGCCGGGAGACCAACGCGGTCACGGCGGCACTCAAGTCGATTGGCCTCGGCCGGCTGGGACTCGAAGGCTACGCGCGCGGAGAGCGGATCGACTACGCGACCGAGAACGCGGCCCTGCAGCAGGCGGTCGACCGGCTGAACCGTGACGAGGCGACGCTGTCCGTCACCAGCCAAGTGCGGCTCCTGCCCAAGACGACCTTCCTCCTGGAGGGCCGCGTGTCACGCATCCTCTTCGAGGACCGAAGCATGGGCCGCGACGCGCGCAAGCGGGCGATCCTGCCGGGAGTCCGGCTTCAGCCCTCCGCATTCGTGCAAGGCGAGCTGCGTGCCGGGCCGCTGGTCCTCGAGGCGCGCGACCGTCCCGGCAGCGACTACCGGGGCATGGTCGGTGAAGGTAACCTGGCGACCCGCCTCGGCCGCGCCGCCCGCCTCAAGGGATCATTCGCCCGCGACGTCCAGTTCTCGACTCTGACGGACAATCTCTTCTACGTCGGAACCTCCTGGTCGGGCGCCTTCGAACAATTCTTCTCGCGTCGCCTGAGCGGCGAGATCTCCTACGGCCGCTCGTTGAACCATTACCCCAAGGACGTGACGCGCAGCGGGCCGAATCCGTTCCAGGGGATCCGGGACGACCGCTTCAGCGACTACCGCGCCACGGTGCGCTATCGGCCGAACCCCAGGATGACGATGGAGGCCAGCGCCTGGCGCCTCGATCGGGACTCGACGGACGACTTCTACGACCGGGTGCGCAATTTCTTCACCATCGGATCGACTTACAGTTTCTAG
- a CDS encoding PEGA domain-containing protein, translating into MRGPARIRRPGAARLAAALGLALLTPPLLAWTARPLLAQEEEDLTAALKSMRAAFNRARERIENLDFTGAARELSTIIEPRKAAKAADLSVEEMNLLCAAYDMRARALFNLGNVKSAEGDFAALLKLNPGYAIDRQTLSPKVVDLFDRVRGKIAGLLILHLDPPRARLLVDGDPVERQGVGTIAVLSGNHMLRAEADGYDPFEEMIAVVAGAETRKTITLRPNRRTLQFVTVPPGVSVSVDGGPAVLSAGPATPESEALAQQGGFDPKNASAPLLIPMVTAGDHKVTFEKSCYQSRALAIKVSLDLEQNAPMKFTPVVLQDAKSELRLTSTPSGADVFVDGEKKGTTPLVLPGQCGGERDLAVIKPDVGSWSERIRLSAGEVNTLDVKLRPTLAYVGTFRLDEWGRAVWSDEDKPLLDELAKGLKTLNVVRTPATLQALRDSIIKWMITEPEEVRAGTLLPPAILEEAASSARADLVLAGLTLGGDNEKSWTLALYSVQHPAPDVVRLRLDQPEGVREFVKRLDTAPPSRGPWWGMGLVDSLLDGQGDPDGPLVVRVLPGGPASKAGLREGDRIHAVGNRKTPGVRDVNQAIAAEMSRPGGLKPTLVLAVEDASGPRTVRLTPDEGPIVTPLSDPSLLYNRALAEFRLRSRAATEDGDRGASLLNLGVAYMHFRVYDKAESEGFARAGLPTVTGVSQGTVLYYRGLCALRRGNPAAARSAFEQARAQAGSTLDSGDGPSAASAASRMLKAID; encoded by the coding sequence ATGAGAGGCCCGGCGCGGATCCGCCGTCCCGGCGCGGCCCGGCTCGCCGCGGCGCTCGGCCTGGCGCTCCTGACGCCGCCCCTCCTGGCATGGACGGCCCGGCCGCTCCTGGCGCAGGAGGAGGAAGACCTGACCGCCGCCCTGAAGTCGATGCGCGCCGCATTCAACCGGGCGCGGGAGCGGATCGAAAACCTCGACTTCACCGGCGCGGCGCGCGAGCTCTCGACCATCATCGAGCCGCGCAAGGCCGCGAAGGCCGCCGACCTGAGCGTCGAGGAGATGAACCTCCTGTGCGCCGCCTACGACATGCGGGCGCGCGCCCTGTTCAACCTGGGAAACGTCAAGTCGGCGGAGGGGGACTTCGCGGCGCTCCTGAAGCTCAATCCCGGCTACGCCATCGACCGCCAGACCCTGTCTCCGAAGGTCGTCGATCTCTTCGACCGGGTGCGGGGGAAGATCGCCGGCCTCCTGATCCTGCATCTCGATCCCCCCAGGGCCCGGCTCCTGGTCGACGGCGATCCGGTCGAGCGGCAGGGGGTCGGAACGATCGCCGTCCTGTCGGGAAACCACATGCTGCGCGCCGAGGCCGACGGCTACGACCCGTTCGAGGAGATGATCGCGGTGGTCGCCGGCGCCGAGACCCGCAAGACGATCACCCTGCGCCCGAACCGGCGCACCCTCCAGTTCGTCACCGTGCCGCCCGGAGTGAGCGTGTCGGTCGACGGCGGCCCCGCCGTCCTGTCCGCGGGCCCGGCGACGCCCGAGTCGGAGGCGCTGGCGCAGCAGGGGGGCTTCGATCCCAAGAACGCCTCGGCCCCGCTGCTCATCCCGATGGTGACCGCCGGCGATCACAAGGTGACCTTCGAGAAGAGCTGCTACCAGTCCCGCGCCCTCGCCATCAAGGTGAGCCTCGACCTCGAGCAGAACGCCCCCATGAAGTTCACGCCGGTGGTCCTGCAGGACGCCAAGAGCGAGCTGCGCCTGACCTCGACCCCCTCCGGCGCGGACGTGTTCGTGGACGGGGAGAAGAAGGGGACCACGCCCCTCGTGCTCCCCGGACAGTGCGGCGGGGAGCGCGACCTGGCGGTGATCAAGCCGGACGTCGGCTCCTGGTCCGAGCGCATCCGCCTGTCCGCCGGCGAGGTGAACACGCTCGACGTGAAGCTGCGCCCGACCCTGGCCTACGTCGGCACCTTCCGGCTCGACGAGTGGGGCCGCGCCGTCTGGAGCGACGAGGACAAGCCGCTTCTGGACGAGCTGGCGAAGGGGCTCAAGACGCTCAACGTCGTGCGCACTCCCGCGACCCTGCAGGCGCTGCGCGACTCGATCATCAAGTGGATGATCACCGAGCCGGAAGAAGTGCGGGCCGGCACGCTCCTGCCGCCGGCCATCCTCGAGGAGGCCGCCTCGAGCGCCAGGGCCGACCTCGTGCTCGCCGGCCTGACGCTGGGAGGAGACAACGAAAAATCGTGGACGCTGGCCCTTTATTCGGTCCAGCACCCGGCGCCGGATGTCGTGCGCCTGCGGCTCGACCAGCCCGAGGGGGTGCGCGAGTTCGTGAAGCGGCTGGACACCGCCCCGCCCAGCCGGGGGCCGTGGTGGGGGATGGGCCTGGTGGACAGCCTCCTCGACGGGCAGGGCGATCCCGACGGCCCGCTCGTGGTCCGCGTCCTGCCGGGCGGCCCCGCGTCCAAGGCCGGCCTCCGCGAGGGGGACCGGATCCATGCCGTGGGCAATCGCAAGACGCCGGGGGTGCGCGACGTGAACCAGGCGATCGCCGCCGAGATGTCCCGCCCGGGAGGGCTGAAGCCGACCCTCGTCCTGGCGGTGGAGGACGCGTCGGGGCCGCGCACCGTCCGCCTGACCCCGGACGAGGGGCCGATCGTCACACCGCTCAGCGATCCGTCCCTCCTGTACAACCGGGCCCTGGCCGAGTTCCGCCTGCGCTCGAGGGCCGCCACGGAGGACGGCGATCGCGGCGCGTCCCTTCTGAACCTGGGGGTCGCCTACATGCACTTCCGGGTGTACGACAAGGCCGAATCGGAGGGGTTCGCCCGGGCCGGCCTGCCGACCGTCACCGGCGTGTCCCAGGGGACCGTTCTGTACTATCGCGGCCTGTGCGCCCTGCGTCGCGGCAACCCCGCCGCCGCCCGGAGCGCGTTCGAGCAGGCCCGGGCGCAGGCCGGCAGCACCCTGGACAGCGGGGACGGCCCGTCGGCCGCGTCCGCGGCGTCCAGGATGCTCAAGGCGATCGATTGA
- a CDS encoding DUF4388 domain-containing protein: MSGSAQASHSPVPPPRASRDGEIRSTTIPKLFHEMSATRATGLLTVTDGPIRKSVQFKNGAVLFASSNQRDDRLNQFLLSAGIVGLTDLMKALEVMVATKDRLGEVLVRYKMLTPDQVEKYVRTQVCEIVYSTFQWTRGRFTFEEKPPASENITIGLTGDAIVIEGVKRIASWARAYEEIGGLNSEYRTTREMPAIVKDLPLSAGEKELVKQCDVPTSLEEMCESSKLPDLDVCRSVWALLLVGALMKA, from the coding sequence ATGAGTGGGTCCGCCCAGGCATCGCACTCTCCCGTCCCGCCGCCACGCGCCTCCCGCGACGGGGAGATCCGCTCGACGACGATCCCCAAGCTGTTCCACGAGATGTCCGCCACGCGCGCCACGGGCCTGCTCACGGTGACCGACGGACCCATAAGGAAGTCGGTCCAGTTCAAGAACGGCGCCGTGCTGTTCGCCTCCTCGAACCAGCGCGACGACCGCCTGAACCAGTTCCTGCTGTCGGCCGGCATCGTCGGGTTGACCGACCTGATGAAGGCCCTCGAGGTCATGGTGGCGACCAAGGACCGGCTGGGGGAGGTCCTGGTGCGCTACAAGATGCTGACCCCGGATCAGGTCGAGAAATACGTGCGCACGCAGGTCTGCGAGATCGTCTACTCGACCTTCCAGTGGACCCGCGGGCGCTTCACCTTCGAGGAGAAACCGCCGGCCTCGGAGAACATCACCATCGGCCTCACGGGCGACGCGATCGTGATCGAGGGGGTCAAGCGGATCGCCTCGTGGGCGCGGGCCTACGAGGAGATCGGCGGCCTGAACTCCGAATACCGCACCACCCGCGAGATGCCGGCGATCGTCAAGGACCTCCCGCTGTCGGCGGGGGAGAAGGAGCTCGTCAAGCAGTGCGACGTGCCGACGTCGCTGGAAGAGATGTGCGAGTCCTCCAAGCTCCCCGACCTCGACGTCTGCCGCTCGGTCTGGGCCCTCCTGCTCGTGGGCGCGTTGATGAAGGCGTAG